One stretch of Priestia megaterium DNA includes these proteins:
- the accA gene encoding acetyl-CoA carboxylase carboxyl transferase subunit alpha: protein MVSELEFERPIVELRNKIAELKEFAKNTEVDLSSEIDKLENRLEKVENDIYNHLSPWNRVQIARHPERPTTLDYISRLFTNFLECHGDRFYGDDEAIVGGIAKFNGVPVTVIGHQRGKDTKENIRRNFGMPHPEGYRKALRLMKQAEKFNRPIICFIDTKGAYPGKAAEERGQSEAIAKNLFEMAGLTVPVICIVIGEGGSGGALALGLGNHLHMLENSTYSVISPEGAAAILWKDSSLAKKAAETMKITAPDLKELGIVDEMVSEVKGGAHRDIDAQAGYMEGIIKKSLKELMNLSKEELVEERYLKYKKIGQFAAENDAITIK from the coding sequence GTGGTAAGCGAATTAGAATTTGAACGTCCAATTGTTGAGTTGCGAAACAAGATTGCAGAGCTTAAAGAGTTTGCTAAAAATACAGAAGTGGATTTATCTAGCGAAATTGATAAGTTAGAAAATCGCTTAGAAAAAGTAGAAAACGATATTTACAATCATCTAAGCCCATGGAACCGTGTTCAAATTGCTCGTCATCCTGAGCGTCCTACAACACTCGATTATATTTCTCGCTTGTTTACAAACTTTTTAGAGTGTCATGGAGATCGCTTTTATGGAGATGATGAAGCAATCGTAGGAGGAATTGCCAAGTTTAATGGCGTGCCTGTTACCGTGATTGGACATCAGAGAGGTAAAGACACGAAAGAAAATATTCGCCGTAATTTTGGTATGCCTCATCCTGAAGGCTACCGTAAAGCACTGCGCCTAATGAAGCAAGCGGAGAAATTTAACCGCCCAATTATTTGCTTTATTGATACAAAAGGAGCTTATCCAGGGAAAGCGGCAGAAGAGCGTGGACAAAGCGAAGCTATTGCGAAAAACCTTTTTGAAATGGCTGGCTTAACTGTACCTGTTATTTGCATTGTAATTGGAGAAGGAGGAAGCGGAGGAGCCTTGGCATTAGGTTTAGGAAATCACCTTCATATGCTTGAGAACTCGACGTATTCAGTTATTTCTCCAGAAGGAGCGGCAGCCATTCTTTGGAAAGATTCTTCTCTTGCGAAAAAAGCTGCTGAAACGATGAAGATTACAGCACCAGATTTGAAAGAACTGGGTATTGTAGATGAAATGGTTTCAGAGGTAAAAGGCGGAGCTCACCGAGATATCGATGCACAAGCTGGATACATGGAGGGCATTATCAAGAAATCATTAAAAGAGCTGATGAATTTATCAAAAGAAGAGCTAGTGGAAGAGCGTTATTTAAAATACAAAAAAATCGGACAATTTGCAGCTGAAAACGATGCCATTACTATAAAATAA
- the accD gene encoding acetyl-CoA carboxylase, carboxyltransferase subunit beta — MLRDLFTKNTKTPKKRKYATIPSEHMRQDVPEGIMTKCKKCKKIMYTKELNKNLKVCLNCGYHHQMTAPERIESLIDIGTFVEYDKDMTSENPLGFPDYLEKLEKDREKTNLSEAIVTGEGDIEGIKVVVAVMDSHFRMGSMGSVVGEKITRAIEKAKEMHVPFLIFTASGGARMQEGVLSLMQMAKTSAALKMFSDEGGLIISIMTHPTTGGVSASFASLGDYNLAEPGALIGFAGRRIIEQTIREELPEDFQTSEFLLKHGQLDGVIDRHDLKETLTTILDIHVAGGDIEW; from the coding sequence TTGTTACGAGATTTATTTACAAAAAACACAAAAACTCCAAAAAAACGAAAATATGCTACGATTCCTTCTGAGCATATGAGACAAGATGTACCTGAAGGGATTATGACTAAGTGTAAAAAGTGTAAAAAAATCATGTATACGAAAGAGTTAAATAAAAACTTAAAAGTATGCTTAAACTGTGGATATCATCATCAAATGACAGCACCGGAGCGTATCGAAAGCTTGATTGACATCGGTACGTTTGTCGAATACGACAAAGATATGACGTCAGAAAACCCTCTTGGTTTCCCGGACTATCTTGAAAAGCTTGAAAAAGATCGTGAGAAAACTAATTTAAGTGAAGCGATTGTCACAGGTGAAGGGGATATTGAAGGAATTAAAGTAGTGGTTGCTGTTATGGATTCACATTTCCGTATGGGAAGCATGGGCTCTGTAGTCGGCGAGAAAATTACTCGCGCCATTGAAAAAGCGAAGGAAATGCATGTTCCATTCCTTATTTTCACAGCTTCAGGCGGTGCACGTATGCAAGAAGGTGTTCTGAGCTTGATGCAAATGGCTAAAACTAGTGCAGCTCTTAAAATGTTCAGTGACGAAGGCGGCTTAATCATTTCGATTATGACACATCCTACTACAGGAGGAGTGTCGGCAAGCTTTGCTTCGTTAGGCGATTATAATTTAGCCGAGCCTGGCGCGTTAATTGGCTTTGCTGGAAGACGTATTATTGAACAGACAATTAGAGAAGAGCTTCCAGAAGATTTTCAGACGTCGGAATTTCTGCTGAAGCATGGTCAGCTAGACGGAGTTATTGACCGTCATGATTTAAAAGAAACGTTAACAACTATTTTAGATATACACGTAGCAGGAGGTGACATCGAGTGGTAA
- a CDS encoding FadR/GntR family transcriptional regulator — protein sequence MKNERSKVYVEILKQIRQLMEDDRLTTGDKIPSERELSERLGAGRSSVREALRALELIGLIETRRGEGTFIKEVGDHQFIDLLATFLVQDGKTKSDLIQTRYILEKSCLFFVLAEQDEINVSKAIQKQNDDCLKNLFDYLFSLQPNRLLHRIWLIICRFSQTFQQNSAPSDTLISELVEALAKKDEAAVLNLHHQCYKQV from the coding sequence TTGAAGAATGAACGTTCAAAAGTATATGTAGAAATTCTAAAACAAATTCGCCAGCTAATGGAAGACGATCGTTTAACTACGGGGGATAAAATCCCGTCAGAACGAGAGCTTTCTGAACGGTTAGGCGCAGGACGTTCTTCCGTTCGAGAAGCGCTCAGAGCGTTAGAGCTAATTGGGTTGATTGAAACTAGAAGAGGTGAAGGTACGTTTATTAAAGAAGTAGGAGATCATCAATTTATTGATTTATTAGCTACTTTTTTAGTACAAGACGGTAAAACAAAATCAGATTTAATTCAGACGAGATATATTCTTGAAAAGAGCTGTTTGTTTTTTGTTTTAGCGGAACAGGACGAAATCAATGTTTCGAAAGCAATTCAAAAGCAGAACGACGATTGTTTGAAGAACTTGTTTGACTATTTGTTTTCTTTGCAGCCTAATCGGCTATTACACCGAATCTGGCTGATTATTTGCCGTTTTTCTCAAACTTTTCAACAAAACTCAGCGCCAAGCGACACTCTGATAAGTGAATTAGTAGAGGCGTTAGCTAAAAAAGATGAAGCAGCTGTATTAAATCTTCACCATCAGTGCTACAAACAAGTGTGA
- a CDS encoding NAD(P)-dependent malic enzyme, producing the protein MSLREEALHMHRINKGKLESKSKIPVRNAEDLSLAYSPGVAEPCKEIYDDVNNVYEYTMKGNMVAVVSDGTAVLGLGNIGPEAALPVMEGKAVLFKSFAGVDAFPICLNTTDVDKIIETVKLLEPTFGGVNLEDIAAPNCFEIEERLKKETNIPVFHDDQHGTAIVTVAGLLNALKLTGRKMSQIKVVANGAGAAGIAIIKLLYSYGVRDIIMCDSKGTIYDKRPHGMNRIKDEVAAYTNRSKVEGTLADALEEADVFIGVSVEGALTPEMIGKMNPDPIIFAMANPVPEIMPEEAKKAGAKVIGTGRSDFPNQVNNVLAFPGIFRGALDVRATHINEKMKMAAVEAIANLITEEDLNTDYVIPGPFDARVAPAVAAAVAKAAMETGVARIKVKPEAVAENTRRLAIIE; encoded by the coding sequence TTGTCTTTACGTGAAGAAGCATTGCATATGCACCGCATTAACAAAGGTAAACTAGAATCAAAGTCCAAAATTCCTGTTCGAAATGCAGAGGATTTAAGCCTTGCTTATTCCCCTGGTGTAGCAGAACCTTGCAAAGAAATATATGATGATGTAAACAATGTATATGAATATACGATGAAAGGAAATATGGTAGCTGTTGTATCTGATGGCACTGCCGTATTGGGCTTGGGCAATATAGGTCCTGAAGCTGCTCTGCCAGTAATGGAAGGGAAAGCTGTCCTTTTTAAAAGTTTTGCCGGCGTAGATGCGTTCCCAATTTGTTTAAACACGACAGATGTGGACAAAATTATAGAAACTGTTAAATTGCTAGAACCTACTTTTGGAGGCGTTAATTTAGAAGACATTGCGGCTCCTAACTGTTTTGAAATTGAAGAGCGGTTGAAAAAGGAAACAAATATCCCGGTTTTTCATGATGATCAGCATGGGACGGCTATTGTTACGGTAGCGGGTCTTCTTAATGCCTTGAAGCTGACAGGAAGAAAAATGTCACAAATCAAAGTGGTAGCGAATGGAGCAGGAGCTGCTGGCATTGCTATTATTAAATTATTATACAGCTATGGAGTGCGCGATATCATTATGTGTGATTCCAAAGGAACGATTTATGACAAGCGTCCTCACGGCATGAACCGTATAAAAGATGAAGTTGCAGCCTATACAAATCGAAGCAAAGTAGAAGGTACGTTAGCTGATGCGTTAGAAGAAGCTGACGTATTTATTGGAGTTTCGGTTGAAGGAGCACTCACACCGGAGATGATTGGAAAGATGAATCCAGACCCAATCATTTTTGCAATGGCAAATCCCGTGCCTGAAATTATGCCAGAAGAAGCTAAAAAAGCTGGCGCGAAAGTAATCGGCACCGGACGTTCTGATTTTCCTAATCAAGTGAACAATGTCTTAGCGTTTCCGGGGATATTCCGAGGTGCACTAGATGTGCGTGCTACTCATATTAATGAAAAAATGAAAATGGCTGCAGTTGAGGCCATTGCTAATTTAATTACGGAAGAGGACTTGAATACAGACTATGTGATTCCAGGTCCATTTGATGCACGAGTGGCTCCGGCAGTAGCCGCCGCTGTTGCAAAAGCAGCTATGGAAACAGGTGTTGCCCGAATAAAAGTAAAGCCAGAAGCCGTAGCTGAAAATACACGTCGCTTAGCGATTATTGAATAA